Genomic window (uncultured Hyphomonas sp.):
CCAGGCAGACGTGACGGCTCAGGTTGAACCCGTGGTTTCGGAGATCGAAACACCCGAAGGGGTCGGCGACCGGGTTGAATGGCTGCGGTCCTATATGGCGGGCACTTGGGAAAATGAAGGCGCCGCCCATGATGCGTGGCGCAAGAAGATTGCGGAGGCGCTGGCACTCCTGCCGGACAATACGGCCGTCTTTTCGCATTTCGTTGCGATCAATGCCGTTGTCAGCCTGATCGATCAGGACAGCCGCACCACCGTGTTCCGGCCCGGCCATTGTTCCATTACCAAAGTGGACTTCAGTGGCGCGGTGCCGCGCGTCATTGAATACGGAAGCCAGGCCGCGACTCGCGTGTTATGAGCCTGCCATGGGCAGACCGATACTTACACCGCAGGAAATGCAGGCCGCCGAACAGGCGATTTTTGCGCAGGGGCTCGACAGTTTCGAGCTGATGCAGCGCGCTGGCGATGCCGTCGCCGAATTCGTCCACGCCAACTGGCCGGAAGGATCCATCCAGGTCCTGTGCGGGCCAGGCGGGAATGGTGGCGATGGTTTCGTCGCAGCGTCGAAACTGGCGAAGCTCTGGCGGGATGTGAATGTCTACTGCATGGTTCCGGTGACTGAGCTGAAGGGCGATGCAGCCAAGGCAGCCGCCCTGTGGGATGGCCCGGTCGGTACATTGGAAGACGCGCTTGAAGCGCCGCATGACCTTGTTCTGGACGGGCTTTTCGGCGGCGGCCTTTCCCGTCCCCTTGAGGGAATAGCAGCCCAGCTTGCCCAGCGTGGCGGGCGGGTGATCTCCATCGACGTGCCATCCGGTATTTGCGGACTGCGCGCCAAACCGCTTGGCCCCTGTTTCATCGCGGAAGGGACGATCACCTTCGCCGCGCTGCGCCCGGCGCATGTTCTCCGCCCGGCATCGGCTTATTGCGGCAATGTTCTGGTCGCGGACATCGGCGTTCCGGTACAGACGCGCCTGATGGAAAACAGCCCGATGCTGTGGCTGCGGATGCTGCCCCAGCCGGGCATGGCGGACCACAAGCACAGCCGCGGGCACCTGAAAGTGCTGAGCGGCGGCATATCCTCGACCGGTGCGGCGCGGCTCGCCGTTCGCGCTGGTCTGCGCATTGGCTCAGGACTGGCGACGCTGCTGACGCCGCCCTCGGCGCTGATGGTCAATGCCAGCCAGCTGACGGCTGTGATGGTCAAATCCGTCGACGGCGCAGAAGAGCTCTCCGAAGCGATCCAGACGGCGTCGGTCGTGATCGCCGGGCCAGGCGCGGGGATTACCCCGGCAACCCGGGCCAATGTCGAAGCGATTCTGAACGGGCCGGGGCGGGCGGTGCTCGATGCCGATGCGCTGACTGTGTTTGAGTCACAACAGGACCAGCTGTTCAAACGCCTGCGTCCGACAGACCTGCTGACCCCGCACATCGGCGAGTTCAACCGCCTGTTCGGGGACCTGCTGGAAACCGCTACCAACAAGGTGGAAGCCGTGCGGCAAGCCTCGGCCAAAGCCGGCTGCACCGTTCTCCTGAAAGGGCCGGACACCGTCATCGCCCAGCCGGACGGGGGCGCAGTCGTCAATATTCATGCGACGCGCTGGCTTGCCACAGCCGGGTCAGGCGACGTTCTGGCGGGCTTTGCAGGCGGGCTGATGGCGCAGGGAATCGACACGCTGGTCGCGGCCAGCATGGCAGCCTGGATCCATGGCGAAGCCGGGCGCCGCGTTGGCGCGGGTCTGATTTCCGAAGACCTGGAGCGTCAGGTTCCGGATATCCTGAGCGCCCTGCATGGCGAGATTGGCTGACCCGGCTGTTGGATAAGCCGCCACCCAGGCAATCACGAACACCGTCTATAGACCCTCAACAGACCCTATATAGCGCTCGTTCCGGTGCATCGGCCCGTTGTCTCCGCGCGCGCTCTCGCCTAAACGTGCGCCCGGAACGCGGATGTGGCGGAATTGGTAGACGCACTGGATTTAGGTTCCAGCGCCGCAAGGCGTGGAGGTTCGAGTCCTCTCATCCGCACCATTCGGCCGAGGTGCCGCTTCGCGGCACAAATCGATCGAGGATCGATTTGAACGGCCGAATGCTCGAAGCGTAAGCGAGAGCTCTGGCACGACTTGTTTTTGTTTCATTCACAAGTCGTTGAGTTGCTCCGACCATCCCAATCTACAAAGCAGTTTTCACCGCTTTCATTCGGGGGCAATTTTCTTTGGTCCAAGGAAATCCACCACCATGCGCTGAAACACAAGCAAATGACTATAAAGAGGAGCTCAATCGCTCCTAGCCATTCACGCGCTCGAAGCTTACCGGTCAATTTTGTGGAAACGAAAAGCGCAGCGATAAACAACGCTATTCCCATGCCGATATTCACAATTGCGCTCATCACAAAACCAAAGCCTAAGAGACAGTGGCTGACAATTGGTACATGAGAAAGTCTGTACAGTTTGCCCAGACTACCCCTCATTTCCCATCCACCAAATCCGCCGTAAACGGATTATTTTCGGTGTGATTTCGCCAGATATTCTCCACCACTTTGGCGGCGTTCACTGCCTTGTCCCGGCCCGGCAGGTCTTCTATCTGGGCGAGGGGCCATGCCAGGGTCGGCGGAGACGCCGGACGGGGGCAAAGAAACAAAGGAAACAGGCGACATGACATTCGATCCCTCGATCGGCGTTCCGGGCAAGCCCTGGGGCGAGGCGGAGCGCAATCAGTGGCGGGCTCTGCAAACCGAGCAGCGGAGCTATGCCGAGGACGTTGTGTCCCGGATGGATGCGCTGGCCGAGCGGTTCGAGCGGGTCACCTACGGCCGCATCGAATATGGCAGCGACGCCTACGACCTTTACGCATTTGTCTGCGGCGAGTTGGATCCCGCTTTACCGACCGCGCTCGTGACCGGCGGGGTGCATGGCTATGAGACCAGCGGCGTCATGGGCGCGCTGGCCTTTCTCGACCAATCGGCTGCGGCCTATGCCGGCCGGGTCAATCTTCTCGTCGCGCCTTGTGTCAGCCCATGGGCCTATGAGCGCATCAACCGATGGAACTATGACGCCATCGACCCGAACCGCAATTTCCGGTTCGGCGGGCCTGCGCGTGAATCGACGGCCCTGATGGAATGGGTGCGCTCTACTTCAAGCGACTATCTTCTCCATATCGACCTGCACGAGACGACCGATAGCGACGAGACCGAGTTCAGGCCCGCTCTGAGTTCGCGCGATGGCAAGCCTTTCGAACCGGGCCTCATCCCGGACGGGTTCTATCTGGTGGCCGACAGTGAGAATCCGCAGCTTGCGTTCCAGGAGGCGATCATTTCGGCCGTCGAAGAGGTGACCCACATCGCGCCGGCAGACGAGAAAGGGGAGATCATCGGCTCGCCCGTCATCGCGCGCGGCATCATCGAATATCCCCTGGCGCAGCTTGCGCTGTGCGCGTCGATCACGAATGCACGCTTCAAGACGACGACCGAAGTCTATCCCGACAGCCCGCGGGTCACGCCGGAGGACTGCGTTCGCGCGCAGGTGGCGGCGGCTTGCGCCGCGCTGGATTTCGCGCTGGCTCACTGATCCTGCGTCTTGCTCGGGAGGCGCTATCTGCAATGGCGCCAGCAGGCGGACGCAACGTATCGACAGGGATTTCCGGCCGATCCGGGCGAATTGGCCGTCTTCCACGGCGGTTCCGGCAGGGGGCGGGCAGCGTCGCCGGGATTTTGAGAGAAGATGCAGGGCCATCCCTCCGAAATCCGTCGCTGAAAATCCCGCAGAACCCGCGTGGACACGCCGTTTTCCGTGTGACATAAGCCGCCCCTTCAGACACAGATCAGAAGGCTGCCGGATGGGCATGACCGGGCCTGATCGCCAGAACGGATGAATGAACCGATGGAAGTGACCCAGACGAAGGCAGAAGGTCTCAGCCGCACCTTTGCCGTCAAGGTATCTGCAAGCGAACTGCAGTCCAAGCTCGACGCCCGGATTGAGGAAATCCGCCCGACCATGAACCTCAAGGGCTTCCGCCCGGGCAAGGTGCCTGCGTCGCACGTGCGCAAGATGTTCGGCCGCGACCTGATGGGCGAGATCATCGACAAGACCGTCAACGAAACTAACCAGAAAGCCATCGAGGATGCAGACCTGCGCCCCGCCGGCCAGCCGGATGTGCACCTGGAAGGCGAGATCGAAGACGTGGTGAAGGGCGAGGCCGACCTTTCCTATCACATGCATGTCGACGTGATGCCGGAATTCGAGCCGGTGGACGTGAAGACGCTGACAGTCACCCGTCCGGTCGCCGAAGTGGCTGACGAGCAGGTCGAAGAAGCGCTGAAGAACCTCGCCGAGCAGAACAAGCAGTATGAGCCGCGCGCCAAGACTGCCAAGGCGAAAGACGGCGACGCAGTGGTCATCGACTTTGTCGGCAAGATCGACGGCGAGCCCTTCGATGGCGGCACCGCTGAACAGCAGACCGTCGTGCTCGGCTCCGGCCGCTTCATCCCGGGCTTCGAAGAGCAGCTCGTCGGCGTGAAGACCGGTGAAGAGAAGAACCTCGAAGTCAGCTTCCCGGAAGATTACCCGTCGAAAGACCTGGCCGGGAAATCCGCCGTCTTCGAAACCAAGGTGCACGAAGTCCGCGCGCCGAAGGAAGCCGAAATCGATGACGAATTCGCCAAGGGCCTTGGCCTTGAGTCGCTGGAGCAGCTGACGGGTCTGATCAAGGACCAGCTGAAAGGCGAACTGGACCAGGCAT
Coding sequences:
- a CDS encoding NAD(P)H-hydrate dehydratase, which gives rise to MGRPILTPQEMQAAEQAIFAQGLDSFELMQRAGDAVAEFVHANWPEGSIQVLCGPGGNGGDGFVAASKLAKLWRDVNVYCMVPVTELKGDAAKAAALWDGPVGTLEDALEAPHDLVLDGLFGGGLSRPLEGIAAQLAQRGGRVISIDVPSGICGLRAKPLGPCFIAEGTITFAALRPAHVLRPASAYCGNVLVADIGVPVQTRLMENSPMLWLRMLPQPGMADHKHSRGHLKVLSGGISSTGAARLAVRAGLRIGSGLATLLTPPSALMVNASQLTAVMVKSVDGAEELSEAIQTASVVIAGPGAGITPATRANVEAILNGPGRAVLDADALTVFESQQDQLFKRLRPTDLLTPHIGEFNRLFGDLLETATNKVEAVRQASAKAGCTVLLKGPDTVIAQPDGGAVVNIHATRWLATAGSGDVLAGFAGGLMAQGIDTLVAASMAAWIHGEAGRRVGAGLISEDLERQVPDILSALHGEIG
- the tig gene encoding trigger factor, with amino-acid sequence MNEPMEVTQTKAEGLSRTFAVKVSASELQSKLDARIEEIRPTMNLKGFRPGKVPASHVRKMFGRDLMGEIIDKTVNETNQKAIEDADLRPAGQPDVHLEGEIEDVVKGEADLSYHMHVDVMPEFEPVDVKTLTVTRPVAEVADEQVEEALKNLAEQNKQYEPRAKTAKAKDGDAVVIDFVGKIDGEPFDGGTAEQQTVVLGSGRFIPGFEEQLVGVKTGEEKNLEVSFPEDYPSKDLAGKSAVFETKVHEVRAPKEAEIDDEFAKGLGLESLEQLTGLIKDQLKGELDQASRSKAKRDLLDRLDEAHSFDLPPNMVEAEFGQIWDQLQREMDAGRVDDADKEKSEDDLKKEYRDIAERRVRLGLVLAEIGRVNDVKITEQEVQQALIQEARQYPGQEREVIEFFQKNPNAMAQLRAPIYEDKVVDYILGEADVTDKTVSREELFKEDEE
- a CDS encoding histidine phosphatase family protein, with protein sequence MIYLVRHGEAAASWGNHPDPGLSELGHKQAEAAAATLIGLGARSAVCSPMQRCRETAAAFERQADVTAQVEPVVSEIETPEGVGDRVEWLRSYMAGTWENEGAAHDAWRKKIAEALALLPDNTAVFSHFVAINAVVSLIDQDSRTTVFRPGHCSITKVDFSGAVPRVIEYGSQAATRVL
- a CDS encoding M14 family metallocarboxypeptidase, translated to MTFDPSIGVPGKPWGEAERNQWRALQTEQRSYAEDVVSRMDALAERFERVTYGRIEYGSDAYDLYAFVCGELDPALPTALVTGGVHGYETSGVMGALAFLDQSAAAYAGRVNLLVAPCVSPWAYERINRWNYDAIDPNRNFRFGGPARESTALMEWVRSTSSDYLLHIDLHETTDSDETEFRPALSSRDGKPFEPGLIPDGFYLVADSENPQLAFQEAIISAVEEVTHIAPADEKGEIIGSPVIARGIIEYPLAQLALCASITNARFKTTTEVYPDSPRVTPEDCVRAQVAAACAALDFALAH